The following proteins come from a genomic window of Pseudomonas sp. MAG733B:
- the der gene encoding ribosome biogenesis GTPase Der, producing the protein MVPVIALVGRPNVGKSTLFNRLTRTRDAIVGDLSGLTRDRQYGEAKWQGRSYILVDTGGISGDEHGMDEKMAEQSLLAIEEADVVLFLVDAKAGFTAADQMIAEHLRKRNKRSYVVANKVDNIDPEMARAEFAPLGMGHAIPIAGAHGRGITQMLEIALSDFPKDEEEPEDGEEEIVAEGEEAKRIPGPSEKDGIKIAIIGRPNVGKSTLVNRMLGEDRVIVYDQPGTTRDSIYIPFERNDEKYTLIDTAGVRKRGKIHEEVEKFSVVKTLQAIKDANVVIFVMDAREGVVDHDLNLLGFAIESGRALVIAINKWDGMTPSERDFVKVELQRRLFFVDYADIHFISALHGTGVGNLYASVQNSFKSAVTRWPTNRLTQILEDAVGEHAPPMVNNRRIKLRYAHLGGANPPIIVIHGNQIEKVPKSYVRYLENTYRRVLKLVGTPIRIEFKGGENPYEGNKNSLTDRQVNKKRRLMSHHKKADKKRRDKR; encoded by the coding sequence ATGGTTCCCGTAATCGCCCTGGTGGGCCGACCGAACGTCGGCAAGTCCACCTTGTTCAACCGCCTGACCAGGACTCGCGACGCCATCGTCGGCGACTTGTCCGGTCTGACCCGTGATCGCCAATACGGTGAGGCCAAGTGGCAAGGGCGTTCCTACATTCTGGTCGACACCGGCGGTATCTCCGGTGACGAGCACGGTATGGACGAAAAAATGGCCGAGCAGTCGCTGCTGGCCATTGAAGAAGCGGATGTCGTTCTGTTCCTGGTAGATGCCAAGGCCGGTTTCACCGCCGCCGACCAGATGATCGCCGAGCATTTGCGCAAACGTAACAAGCGTTCCTACGTGGTTGCCAACAAGGTCGACAACATCGACCCAGAAATGGCCCGTGCCGAATTCGCTCCGTTGGGCATGGGCCACGCGATTCCTATCGCCGGTGCTCACGGCCGTGGCATCACCCAGATGCTGGAAATCGCCCTGAGCGACTTCCCGAAAGACGAAGAAGAGCCGGAAGACGGCGAGGAAGAGATCGTTGCCGAAGGCGAGGAAGCCAAGCGCATTCCTGGCCCGAGCGAAAAAGACGGGATCAAGATCGCCATCATCGGCCGTCCGAACGTTGGCAAGTCGACCTTGGTCAACCGCATGCTCGGTGAAGACCGGGTTATCGTTTATGACCAGCCCGGCACCACCCGCGACAGTATCTACATCCCGTTCGAGCGTAACGACGAGAAGTACACGCTGATCGACACCGCCGGTGTGCGCAAGCGCGGCAAGATCCACGAAGAAGTCGAAAAGTTCTCCGTGGTCAAAACCCTGCAGGCGATCAAAGACGCCAACGTGGTGATCTTCGTGATGGACGCCCGCGAAGGCGTGGTCGATCACGACCTCAACCTGCTGGGCTTCGCCATTGAGTCGGGCCGTGCGCTGGTCATCGCGATCAACAAGTGGGACGGCATGACCCCGAGCGAGCGCGACTTCGTGAAGGTCGAGCTGCAACGTCGCCTGTTCTTCGTTGACTACGCCGACATCCACTTCATCTCGGCGCTGCACGGTACTGGCGTGGGCAACCTCTACGCCTCCGTTCAGAACTCGTTCAAGTCCGCGGTCACCCGCTGGCCGACCAACCGTCTGACCCAGATCCTGGAAGATGCGGTCGGCGAGCACGCGCCACCGATGGTCAACAACCGCCGGATCAAGCTGCGTTATGCCCACTTGGGTGGTGCGAACCCGCCGATCATCGTGATCCACGGTAACCAGATCGAGAAAGTGCCGAAGTCGTACGTGCGCTATCTGGAGAACACTTACCGTCGCGTGCTGAAGCTGGTCGGTACGCCGATCCGCATCGAGTTCAAGGGCGGCGAAAACCCGTACGAAGGCAACAAGAACTCGCTCACCGACCGTCAGGTCAACAAGAAGCGTCGTTTGATGTCGCACCACAAAAAGGCCGACAAGAAGCGCCGCGACAAGCGCTGA
- the bamB gene encoding outer membrane protein assembly factor BamB, with protein sequence MRDVIRWKHAALLALAILAAGCSSNSKKELPPAELTDFKEEVVLQKQWSRSIGDGQGETYNMLVPAIDGDTIYAADVTGVVMALDRSNGDVKWKKDLELPVSGAVGVGYGLLTIGTIKGEIVALDAINGEEKWRARVSSEVLAPPANNGDVVVVQTQDDRLIGLDAATGNQRWLYDSTPAVLTLRGTSAPIVTNRLAVAGLSTGKVVALDISNGVPVWEQRVAIPQGRSELERVVDIDGGLLLSGETIYVASYQGRVAALDLQSGRQLWQRDASSYAGVAQGFGSVYVSLSSGTVEGVDERSTTALWSNDSLARRQLSAPEVFSSYVAVGDLEGYLHLLSQVDGRFVGRERIDSDGLRARPLVVGDTIYVYGNSGKLEALTIK encoded by the coding sequence ATGCGTGACGTGATCCGTTGGAAACATGCAGCATTGCTGGCTCTGGCCATTTTGGCCGCGGGTTGCAGCAGCAACAGCAAGAAAGAATTGCCACCGGCCGAGTTGACCGACTTTAAAGAAGAAGTGGTTCTGCAGAAGCAGTGGAGTCGTTCGATCGGTGACGGTCAGGGCGAAACCTACAACATGCTGGTTCCGGCGATCGATGGCGACACCATCTACGCCGCCGATGTGACCGGTGTGGTGATGGCGCTGGATCGCAGCAACGGCGACGTCAAGTGGAAGAAAGATCTCGAACTGCCTGTTTCCGGCGCCGTTGGCGTGGGTTACGGTCTGCTGACGATCGGTACGATCAAGGGTGAAATCGTTGCCCTGGACGCCATCAACGGCGAAGAGAAATGGCGCGCTCGCGTGTCCAGTGAAGTCCTCGCACCACCCGCCAACAATGGTGATGTGGTTGTGGTTCAGACCCAGGATGACCGTCTGATCGGTCTGGATGCCGCAACCGGCAACCAGCGCTGGTTGTATGACAGCACCCCGGCGGTGCTGACCCTGCGCGGCACCAGTGCGCCGATCGTCACCAACCGCCTCGCGGTGGCTGGCCTGTCGACCGGTAAAGTGGTCGCTCTCGATATTTCCAACGGCGTGCCGGTGTGGGAACAGCGTGTAGCGATTCCGCAAGGTCGTTCGGAACTGGAGCGTGTTGTCGATATCGACGGCGGCCTGCTGCTGTCCGGCGAGACCATTTACGTCGCGAGCTATCAGGGTCGCGTTGCGGCGCTGGACCTGCAAAGCGGTCGCCAGTTGTGGCAGCGTGATGCTTCCAGCTATGCCGGTGTCGCCCAGGGTTTCGGCAGCGTCTACGTGAGCCTGTCTTCGGGCACCGTTGAAGGCGTCGACGAGCGTTCCACCACAGCTTTGTGGAGCAACGATTCGCTGGCCCGCCGCCAACTGTCGGCTCCGGAAGTGTTCTCCAGCTACGTTGCAGTCGGTGACCTGGAAGGTTACCTGCACCTGCTGAGTCAGGTGGACGGTCGATTCGTCGGCCGCGAACGCATCGACAGCGACGGCCTGCGTGCCCGTCCGCTGGTGGTGGGTGACACGATTTATGTGTATGGCAACAGTGGCAAACTGGAAGCCCTGACCATCAAGTAA
- a CDS encoding tetratricopeptide repeat protein: MSSTEDENLADLKDWWSRNGKPLVTGGLLALVIVFGWQAFQKYQSNQSQGASVLYQQLLETTLTPDGKPDAARVSDLAGKLNSEFGGSAYAQYGSLFVAKVAVDSGKLDDAASELKAIVAKPANPALGEIARQRLAQVLAAQNKTDEALKLLEGDADKAFLATREELKGDLLVQLGRTDEAHAAYQKAKAALSDEAAVGGLQIKLDDLAKGDA; the protein is encoded by the coding sequence GTGTCGAGTACCGAAGACGAAAATTTGGCGGATTTGAAGGATTGGTGGTCACGCAACGGCAAGCCCCTGGTCACTGGTGGCCTGTTGGCGCTGGTCATCGTGTTCGGCTGGCAGGCGTTCCAGAAATATCAGAGCAACCAGTCGCAAGGCGCCTCGGTGCTCTATCAGCAATTGCTGGAAACCACGCTGACGCCTGACGGCAAGCCAGATGCGGCCCGTGTTTCGGACCTCGCCGGCAAGCTCAACAGCGAGTTCGGCGGCAGCGCCTACGCGCAGTACGGCAGCCTGTTCGTGGCGAAAGTCGCCGTCGATAGCGGCAAGCTCGATGACGCAGCCAGCGAATTGAAAGCCATCGTTGCCAAGCCGGCCAACCCGGCGCTGGGCGAAATCGCCCGTCAGCGTCTGGCGCAGGTACTGGCCGCGCAGAACAAGACCGATGAAGCCCTGAAACTGCTTGAAGGCGATGCCGACAAGGCATTCCTGGCGACTCGTGAAGAACTCAAGGGCGACCTGCTGGTGCAGCTGGGTCGTACCGATGAAGCACACGCGGCGTATCAAAAAGCCAAGGCGGCACTGTCGGATGAAGCGGCGGTCGGTGGCCTACAAATCAAGCTGGACGACCTGGCCAAAGGGGATGCGTGA